From Lonchura striata isolate bLonStr1 chromosome 3, bLonStr1.mat, whole genome shotgun sequence, one genomic window encodes:
- the LOC110478505 gene encoding low density lipoprotein receptor adapter protein 1 translates to MEALRAAGRAVLRSPRLARHGLGLRRRRKLPESWADMQEPLLEGMCFTLKYLGMTLVEKPKGEDMAAAAIRRIVATARVGARKFQKVILTVSPRGISLQDADTKEMVENISIYRISYCTTDKLQNKVFAYVAQSQESGALECHAFLSPKKKIAQAVTLTVAQAFQMALDLWEATHAGSRQDQPLHPSCVLESSEAGRAHEPAPPGSAAFTHHVGHGGVGEGTPQPGRINTSCAPIELSYSTATVLPPGAAPGQLDRAGRGWRLPQHWHQDCWPQDSPGLSQISATMDQPLRIHPVPAPGPATACPALALPSWHQGLLALLPWSAQAAAPAPCPVPPA, encoded by the exons ATGGAGGCACTGCGAGCGGCGGGGCGCGCCGTGCTGCGGAGCCCGCGCCTCGCCCGGCACGGTCTGGGTCTCCGCCGGCGGCGCA agcTTCCTGAGAGCTGGGCCGATATGCAGGAGCCACTGCTTGAGGGAATGTGCTTCACTCTCAAGTATCTGGGCATGACGCTGGTAGAAAAACCAAAAGGAGAAGacatggctgctgctgccatccgCAGGATTGTGGCCACG GCACGAGTCGGAGCTCGCAAGTTTCAGAAGGTGATTCTTACAGTGTCCCCAAGGGGCATCTCACTGCAGGATGCAGACACTAAGGAGATGGTGGAGAACATCTCTATCTACAG GATCTCCTACTGCACAACAGACAAGCTGCAGAACAAAGTCTTTGCTTATGTtgcccagagccaggagagCGGGGCACTGGAGTGCCATGCCTTCCTCTCACCCAAGAAGAAGATT GCCCAGGCTGTGACTCTGACTGTGGCCCAGGCCTTTCAGATGGCACTGGATCTCTGGGAAGCAACACATGCAG gctctAGGCAGGATCAGCCCCTTCACCCTTCATGTGTCTTGGAGAGCAGTGAGGCCGGCAGAGCCCATGAACCAGCCCCCCCAGGGAGTGCTGCCTTCACACACCATGTTGGG CATGGAGGAGTTGGGGAGGGGACTCCACAGCCCGGCAG AATTAACACCTCTTGTGCCCCCATCGAGCTCTCCTACAGCACAGCTACTGTGCTACCGCCTGGGGCCGCCCCCGGACAGCTGGACCgtgctgggaggggctggagacTCCCCCAGCACTGGCACCAGGACTGCTGGCCCCAAGACTCCCCTGGGCTAAGCCAAATCTCTGCAACAATGGACCAGCCACTCAGGATTCACCCTGTGCCTGCACCTGGgccagccactgcctgccctgccctggcactgccctcctggcaccaggggctgctggcactgctgccatgGAGCGCACAGGCTGCAGCAcctgctccttgtcctgtgcCGCCTGCATGA